One Streptomyces sp. P9-A2 DNA window includes the following coding sequences:
- a CDS encoding AAA family ATPase, with amino-acid sequence MIDRLALTNFKAFQHVDLPLGPLTLLTGLNSSGKSSVLQALALLHQSYTAGDLDRADEAAREGQLKLGAVPGTGFLLNGELVGLGTGQDVLHEDFTGDEPEITLAVSEGAYRYSWTVGYEKEQNLLPLVSADLPLTNAGTTPPPGEAAVIPGYFTAGFQYLHADRISPAEFYPRDHHTAIGRGFLGVRGEHTVNYLRHHHGSRDGVVPEPLRHPGSRDRGLLAQAAAWIGELCPGVDIQAAAIEGTDVVRLSYGFSGPRGPRRRPTNVGFGLTYALPIVVACLTARPGSLVLLENPEAHLHPHGQTRMAVLAASAAAQGAQLVVETHSDHVLNGVRLAVKQGLLAPERAVLHYFRGDRDGSGVDIVSPHIDRDGRLDQWPEGFFDELENTLERLLD; translated from the coding sequence ATGATCGACCGGCTGGCGCTGACGAACTTCAAGGCCTTCCAGCACGTCGATCTGCCGCTCGGCCCGCTCACCCTGCTGACCGGCCTGAACTCCTCCGGCAAGAGCAGCGTCTTACAGGCCCTCGCGCTGCTGCACCAGTCGTACACCGCCGGCGATCTCGACCGGGCGGACGAAGCGGCCCGGGAGGGGCAGCTGAAGCTCGGCGCGGTGCCCGGTACCGGCTTCCTGCTCAACGGCGAACTGGTCGGCCTCGGCACCGGTCAGGACGTACTGCACGAGGACTTCACCGGTGACGAACCCGAGATCACCCTCGCGGTCAGCGAGGGTGCCTACCGGTACTCCTGGACCGTCGGGTACGAGAAGGAACAGAACCTGCTGCCGTTGGTCAGCGCCGACCTGCCGCTGACCAACGCGGGCACCACACCGCCGCCCGGCGAGGCCGCCGTCATCCCCGGCTACTTCACGGCCGGGTTCCAGTACCTGCACGCCGACCGGATCTCGCCCGCCGAGTTCTACCCGCGCGACCACCACACCGCGATCGGCCGCGGCTTCCTCGGCGTACGCGGCGAGCACACCGTCAACTACCTCCGCCATCACCACGGCAGCAGGGACGGGGTCGTCCCCGAACCGCTGCGGCACCCCGGCAGCAGGGACCGGGGACTGCTCGCCCAGGCCGCCGCCTGGATCGGCGAACTGTGCCCCGGCGTGGACATCCAGGCCGCGGCCATCGAGGGCACCGACGTGGTGCGGCTGTCGTACGGCTTCTCCGGGCCGCGCGGGCCCCGCCGCCGGCCCACCAACGTCGGATTCGGTCTCACCTACGCCCTGCCGATCGTCGTGGCCTGCCTGACGGCCCGGCCCGGGTCCCTGGTCCTGCTGGAGAACCCCGAGGCGCATCTGCACCCGCACGGGCAGACCCGGATGGCGGTCCTCGCCGCGTCCGCCGCCGCGCAGGGCGCACAACTGGTCGTCGAGACGCACAGCGACCACGTCCTCAACGGCGTACGGCTCGCCGTGAAGCAGGGGCTGCTGGCGCCCGAGCGGGCCGTACTCCACTACTTCCGGGGCGACCGCGACGGCTCCGGCGTCGACATCGTCAGCCCCCACATCGACCGGGACGGACGGCTCGACCAGTGGCCCGAGGGCTTCTTCGACGAGCTGGAGAACACGCTGGAGAGGCTGCTCGACTGA